One genomic segment of Planctomycetia bacterium includes these proteins:
- a CDS encoding tetratricopeptide repeat protein: MRFSHSVLFHGVACTAFLSSSWTLPTSVLGADAPETTSAKPLGNKAAAEKLPWDDAEPIPTPIAERLQSRDYAAAVAMLDKLAAEPKAPRARLLYAKGRAWHQAGKFDDAIAAFGVVEKEFPTDVWARRARFARAVALAKKGDFASAEVLYRAEAEYLLSHERKQELADVYLSFARKYAKPRDEKSPADQPPPDFGKALQFFSAALELGPKPSLRPEIELQMADCHRLSGNLPEAITRYVKFVKERPSDERIIEARFRLGEAQLAAGNPQEARHAWQDLLALVPADRKPARPEDEDFLAQAAFQIGTTYGMPTPANDDDLALGTTALEAMIERFPDHKLAGKARVALVRSRIVRGRFAEATAAAELFLKDTKRAASDEAADVRNLMGFALRQQKKFVEALAAWRDFLLKHPSDAQWSAVQQRIIETEYLIGWEAFEKKDYVEARKQWNEFLIRYPLDPRSPMILFQFGRAEYLNEKWDAAIEQWRRLVSKYPGHEISSQAQMLIGILFEEKKHDPIMAMAEFVKVTWGSQVGVAQNRIAQLRAKRLTVATERIFRTSETPYIKLDSRNIDKVTVRVYTVDLETYFRKMHLARGIESLDLALIDPDRTFEFTVPEYGEFKPCESRIELKSEDLAKAADAAKPSVVAVTIGSKTLEATTLVIRSDLDMIVKSSRDEVFVFAENMLTGKPWQGARVLVSNGTEVVAEGTTAADGTFRGSYKQLHNAKDVRVFAASDGNTASNVVSLSGVGVGQGLQERGFLYTDRGGYQPGQVVHVRGILRGTADDRYVVLPKKKYRFETYDARNRLIHGAEVVTGDFGTFHTYFTLPSIAAPGDYRIQVCDIDGRAFQGSFRVENYALEPVRLSIDLPRKVYFRGEEITGTIKAEYYYGTPLAGREIRYTFGDGRVESALTDAQGKVAVKYPTRELREHQTLTLSAQLPERNLGASADLLIAVRAFSAAIKLPRDVLTTGESFAVDVSTSSADGKPTGEKLTLKVFEKTTVEGKPGEREVRTLDVATDAKTGIARVTLTLEQAASYALRVEGRDRFSNPVTASRDILVSGDEDTVRLRILADEHYYKAGDEAKFRVHWREAPALALVTFQGVKILDYRLVQLKTGDNILELPLSERFAPNFQLEVNVMTDVRDTAKADLVDAKGRQEVAKKKTRLHVATNEFYVDRALTVKVETKRKAGATGPIAPGETVDVTVSTLDGQGKPVAAEVGLALIDRMNFDRFVGNRSSFGKFFNGVPRTAAMRTTSSIEFDYRPATASINARLLSEQERLEIAEQEKDLRTSLATASQSGGMGGGGGGVMAQQNAQAAESDGLFQNGVNLGSVVQQDNIQNFAFYVGREDEARMAGVGVNSNAGMYQGQTTIVAGTAVNSPAPAAAPYAKPMEAKRKQLQPQSDAKGNALNRESAAKADVDRSGAFDQPISALATELFFDGSQLQDREITVLNGGVLSNLDRAVLSNDAQKKELFESLKRQGALLLLSDGLQETAYWNPAITTDATGKAVITITLPERSTAWKLLAQGVTMDTRVGDAESELIVKSELFGEFALPNIVTDGDKLDVVATIHDDRARTADQPQPAIEVTLKTVIGGKSTEEKRTLEAGPGGTATLRELSFPIAIDLPKPAAAKEAGENKKGSADSPLPTTAEVTLSLTSGGQRHQVSRNVPIRPYGFPVVAVDGGTTTTGTTVWIEQPADMTIERPRLEVVVGPNVDRSLLEIVLGGRRWCDLHERYATPLETSSSDLLAGVALQKMLNTTRDKGTPEAAELDARIRSACGYLASAQNDDGGWSWSGAGGNSNRYASARVVWALSVAKAGGYAFAQETFDKGINYLAAQQAAVADDDLEGKAVVLHALAEAGRGDFAVANRLFRSRGTMAQAGIAYLALALAKMDHVPMAADLLTTFQGREPVAVPAAAPAAAGAAKQIDASGLSTARSGATEVRALYALALLRSGIDVAKQKEAVDWLLSHRAGNRWSPEKATGPAAAVLAEWFAKHRPGGERYKLAVVVNNYEAANLEIDPNGPMQTIEIDAKHLVAGKQRIQLLMTGRGHLAYQCVLGGFVAAEKIKPTARQFYVHRYWEPAPVEFEGKELPRGFDVASGNITSFRNPLTQLPIGRRGRIQIQVARHFPKGNPPDDQLEYLVVREPIPAGCSVVEQSIKGGFERYESLPGELVFYVGNRRYPETISYEIVGTSAGDFRTAPTIVADAYRPEDFNIATGAPLKVLARGRTSIDTYRWSPDELYALGKRNFEKRDWETARKHLLELTAGWSLDPEPYLDSLKMLLDVHLELARPAEIVKYFELVKEKSPNMEISFDKILKVGAAYHTLGEYERSYLVFRATVESSFARDAAVAGFLDAQGEFLRSVDVMRRLLGEYPPEPYAAAAEYALAQQVYGYAPRVAGDAKLRERKLTRLALVAAGERMLDNFLTAHPDDPAADQAAFADANALLEMEQYDRAVAKCLAFVERYPKSEFVDSYWYVVGYSHFAAGRPEAALEICRKVAEMKHVDPSGRETESRNKQRAIYILGQVYHSLGKAAEAIREYTRVADQIPDAKLAIDYFAHRTISLPEVTTIRPQDPAKVVLKFRNVPKCEVKAYRIDLMKFSLLRQNLSAITQINLSGIRPLHEATIELGDGKDYRDREHALLLPIQEEGAYLVVCRGDNLHASGFVLISPLKVEVQEEAGSGEVRATVKNVADDKFVSDIHVKIIGSRDGEFKAGETDLRGVFAAEPISGHSTVIAQAGTNRYAFYRGEVDLLPRPVPNAPPTTAPQQQQQRQAAPGKKAAGKEYLLEELQRGNNMNQQIQIDNLRNNYYNNRDNGVRAKAAF, from the coding sequence ATGCGGTTCTCGCACTCCGTCTTGTTTCATGGCGTGGCTTGCACGGCGTTCCTTTCGTCTTCCTGGACGTTGCCGACGTCCGTCCTTGGTGCGGATGCACCGGAGACGACCTCGGCTAAGCCGCTCGGGAATAAGGCGGCTGCCGAAAAACTCCCTTGGGACGACGCCGAACCGATTCCCACGCCGATCGCCGAGCGCTTGCAAAGCCGCGATTATGCCGCAGCGGTGGCGATGCTCGATAAGCTCGCCGCCGAGCCCAAGGCCCCGCGCGCCCGCTTGCTCTATGCCAAAGGGCGCGCCTGGCATCAGGCCGGCAAGTTCGATGACGCCATCGCGGCGTTCGGAGTCGTCGAGAAGGAATTCCCGACCGATGTTTGGGCTCGCCGCGCGCGCTTCGCTCGCGCCGTCGCGCTGGCGAAGAAAGGGGACTTCGCTTCGGCCGAAGTCCTGTATCGGGCCGAGGCCGAATATCTCCTCTCGCACGAACGAAAGCAGGAACTGGCCGACGTCTATTTAAGCTTCGCCCGCAAGTATGCGAAGCCGCGCGATGAGAAGAGCCCGGCCGATCAACCGCCCCCCGACTTCGGCAAGGCGTTGCAATTCTTTTCCGCCGCCTTGGAGTTGGGACCGAAGCCGAGCTTGCGCCCGGAAATCGAACTTCAAATGGCCGATTGCCATCGGCTCTCCGGCAACTTACCCGAAGCCATTACGCGCTACGTGAAGTTCGTCAAAGAACGCCCCAGCGACGAGCGAATCATCGAGGCCCGATTTCGCTTAGGCGAAGCGCAACTAGCCGCGGGGAATCCTCAAGAGGCGCGGCATGCTTGGCAAGACCTGCTCGCGCTCGTGCCGGCCGATCGGAAGCCGGCCCGTCCGGAAGACGAAGACTTTCTGGCTCAAGCGGCGTTTCAGATCGGCACCACGTACGGCATGCCGACGCCGGCGAACGACGACGATCTTGCGCTCGGCACGACGGCGCTCGAGGCGATGATCGAACGCTTCCCCGACCACAAGCTGGCGGGGAAGGCGCGCGTGGCGCTGGTGCGGAGTCGGATCGTGCGCGGACGCTTCGCCGAAGCGACCGCCGCGGCCGAGTTGTTTCTCAAAGACACGAAGCGCGCCGCTTCGGACGAAGCGGCCGACGTGCGCAATCTGATGGGGTTTGCGCTCCGGCAACAAAAGAAGTTCGTGGAAGCACTCGCCGCCTGGCGAGATTTTCTGTTGAAGCACCCTTCGGATGCGCAGTGGAGCGCGGTTCAGCAGCGGATCATCGAAACGGAATACCTGATCGGCTGGGAGGCCTTCGAGAAGAAAGACTACGTCGAAGCGCGTAAGCAATGGAATGAATTTCTCATTCGCTATCCGCTCGATCCTCGGAGCCCGATGATTCTCTTTCAGTTCGGCCGTGCGGAATACTTAAACGAGAAGTGGGACGCCGCGATCGAGCAATGGCGCAGGCTCGTCTCGAAGTACCCGGGCCACGAGATTTCGTCGCAAGCGCAAATGCTCATCGGCATCCTCTTCGAAGAGAAGAAACACGACCCGATCATGGCGATGGCCGAGTTCGTGAAGGTGACGTGGGGCTCGCAGGTCGGCGTCGCCCAAAACCGCATTGCGCAACTCCGAGCCAAGCGCCTTACCGTCGCCACGGAGCGGATTTTCCGCACGTCGGAAACGCCCTATATTAAGCTCGATTCACGAAATATCGACAAGGTGACGGTGCGTGTCTACACGGTCGATCTGGAAACCTACTTCCGCAAGATGCACCTCGCGCGCGGCATCGAATCGCTCGATCTAGCGTTGATCGATCCCGATCGGACCTTCGAGTTCACGGTGCCTGAGTACGGCGAGTTCAAGCCGTGTGAAAGTCGGATCGAGTTGAAGTCGGAAGACTTGGCGAAGGCCGCCGACGCCGCGAAGCCGAGCGTCGTCGCCGTGACGATCGGCAGCAAGACGCTCGAAGCGACGACGCTCGTGATTCGCAGCGATCTCGACATGATCGTGAAGAGTTCGCGCGACGAGGTCTTCGTGTTTGCCGAAAACATGCTCACCGGCAAGCCGTGGCAGGGGGCGAGAGTTCTCGTTTCCAACGGCACTGAAGTGGTCGCCGAAGGAACGACGGCCGCGGACGGCACGTTCCGTGGCTCCTACAAGCAACTCCACAATGCGAAAGATGTGCGCGTCTTCGCCGCGTCGGACGGCAACACGGCGTCGAATGTCGTGTCGCTCAGCGGTGTCGGCGTCGGGCAAGGATTGCAAGAGCGAGGCTTTCTCTATACCGACCGAGGCGGCTATCAGCCGGGACAAGTCGTGCATGTGCGCGGCATTCTGCGCGGCACCGCCGACGATCGTTACGTCGTGCTGCCGAAGAAAAAGTACCGCTTCGAGACCTACGATGCGCGCAATCGATTGATTCACGGGGCGGAAGTCGTCACGGGGGACTTCGGCACGTTTCACACCTACTTCACGCTCCCGTCGATCGCCGCTCCGGGCGACTATCGAATTCAAGTGTGCGATATCGACGGGCGCGCCTTTCAAGGGAGCTTCCGAGTCGAAAATTACGCACTCGAACCGGTGCGGTTGTCGATCGATTTGCCGCGCAAAGTTTATTTCCGCGGCGAAGAAATCACCGGCACGATCAAAGCCGAGTATTACTACGGCACGCCTCTCGCCGGGCGAGAGATTCGCTACACGTTCGGCGACGGGCGAGTCGAATCGGCCCTGACGGATGCCCAGGGGAAAGTTGCGGTGAAGTACCCGACGCGCGAGCTGCGCGAACATCAAACGCTGACCCTCTCCGCACAATTGCCGGAACGCAACCTCGGCGCCTCGGCCGATTTGCTGATCGCGGTGCGGGCGTTTTCCGCCGCGATCAAGCTCCCTCGCGACGTCCTGACGACCGGGGAATCGTTTGCGGTCGACGTCTCGACGAGCTCGGCCGACGGGAAACCGACCGGCGAAAAGCTCACGCTCAAAGTCTTCGAGAAGACCACGGTCGAAGGGAAGCCGGGAGAGCGCGAAGTGCGCACGCTGGACGTCGCCACGGACGCGAAGACGGGCATCGCTCGCGTCACGCTTACGCTCGAACAAGCCGCTTCGTATGCGCTGCGCGTCGAAGGACGCGATCGCTTCAGCAATCCGGTCACGGCGAGCCGCGACATTCTCGTCTCCGGCGATGAAGACACCGTGCGGCTCCGGATTCTGGCCGACGAGCATTACTACAAAGCCGGCGACGAGGCGAAGTTCCGCGTCCATTGGCGCGAAGCGCCGGCCTTGGCTTTGGTGACGTTTCAAGGAGTGAAGATTCTCGACTACCGGCTCGTGCAATTGAAGACCGGAGACAACATTCTCGAACTGCCGTTGTCGGAACGCTTCGCGCCGAACTTTCAGTTGGAAGTGAACGTGATGACCGACGTACGCGACACGGCGAAGGCCGACTTGGTCGACGCGAAGGGGAGGCAGGAAGTCGCGAAAAAGAAAACGCGGTTGCACGTGGCGACGAACGAATTCTACGTCGATCGGGCACTCACGGTGAAGGTCGAGACCAAGCGCAAGGCCGGGGCGACCGGTCCGATTGCGCCGGGAGAAACCGTCGACGTGACGGTGAGCACCTTGGACGGGCAAGGGAAGCCGGTCGCTGCGGAAGTCGGTCTGGCGCTGATCGATCGGATGAACTTCGACCGCTTCGTCGGCAATCGGTCGTCGTTCGGCAAGTTCTTCAACGGCGTGCCGCGCACCGCTGCGATGCGGACGACGTCGAGCATCGAGTTCGATTATCGCCCCGCGACGGCGTCGATCAACGCGCGGCTCCTGTCGGAACAAGAACGCCTCGAGATTGCCGAACAAGAAAAAGACTTACGGACCTCGTTGGCAACCGCTTCGCAGTCCGGTGGAATGGGCGGCGGTGGTGGCGGCGTCATGGCTCAACAGAACGCTCAAGCTGCGGAATCGGATGGCCTCTTTCAAAACGGCGTGAACCTCGGCAGTGTGGTGCAGCAGGATAATATCCAGAACTTTGCGTTTTACGTCGGGCGCGAGGACGAAGCACGGATGGCCGGAGTCGGCGTGAACTCGAATGCGGGAATGTATCAAGGACAGACGACGATCGTCGCCGGCACGGCCGTCAACAGCCCGGCTCCTGCTGCCGCACCTTACGCGAAGCCGATGGAAGCGAAGCGAAAGCAGCTCCAGCCGCAATCGGACGCAAAAGGAAACGCTCTCAATCGCGAGAGCGCCGCTAAGGCGGACGTAGATCGGAGTGGCGCGTTCGATCAACCGATCTCGGCTCTCGCGACCGAACTCTTTTTCGACGGTTCCCAACTGCAAGATCGCGAGATCACGGTGCTCAACGGCGGAGTGTTGTCGAACCTCGATCGGGCCGTATTGAGCAACGATGCGCAGAAGAAAGAACTCTTCGAGAGTCTGAAGCGGCAAGGGGCGCTGCTGCTTCTCAGCGACGGCTTGCAAGAGACGGCCTATTGGAACCCCGCGATCACGACCGATGCCACGGGTAAGGCCGTGATTACGATCACCCTGCCTGAGCGCTCGACGGCTTGGAAGTTGCTCGCGCAAGGTGTGACGATGGATACGCGCGTCGGCGATGCCGAGAGCGAGTTGATCGTGAAGAGCGAGTTGTTCGGTGAGTTTGCGCTGCCGAATATCGTGACCGATGGAGATAAGCTGGATGTCGTCGCGACGATCCACGACGATCGGGCCCGCACGGCCGATCAACCGCAGCCGGCGATCGAAGTCACGCTCAAGACCGTGATCGGCGGCAAGAGTACGGAAGAAAAGCGAACGCTGGAAGCCGGCCCCGGCGGCACGGCGACTCTCCGCGAACTTTCGTTTCCGATCGCGATCGACTTGCCGAAACCCGCTGCGGCCAAGGAAGCCGGCGAGAACAAAAAAGGGAGCGCCGACTCTCCGTTGCCGACGACGGCGGAGGTGACCTTGTCGCTTACTTCCGGTGGGCAACGCCACCAGGTGAGCCGCAACGTTCCGATTCGTCCGTATGGTTTTCCCGTCGTCGCAGTCGACGGAGGAACCACGACCACCGGGACGACGGTTTGGATCGAGCAACCCGCCGACATGACGATCGAACGCCCGCGATTGGAGGTCGTCGTCGGCCCGAACGTCGACCGGAGCTTGTTGGAGATCGTGCTCGGCGGTCGGCGCTGGTGCGACTTGCACGAACGCTACGCGACGCCGCTGGAAACATCGTCGAGCGATCTGCTGGCCGGTGTGGCGTTGCAAAAAATGCTGAATACGACGCGCGACAAAGGGACGCCCGAAGCCGCCGAGCTCGACGCCCGCATTCGTTCCGCTTGCGGCTACTTGGCTTCGGCGCAGAACGACGACGGCGGTTGGAGTTGGTCGGGTGCCGGCGGCAACAGCAATCGCTATGCTTCGGCCCGCGTCGTGTGGGCTCTGAGCGTTGCGAAGGCCGGCGGCTACGCCTTCGCGCAAGAGACGTTCGACAAAGGAATTAATTATCTCGCGGCGCAGCAAGCGGCCGTCGCCGATGACGACCTTGAAGGCAAAGCCGTGGTGCTCCATGCACTGGCCGAAGCAGGGCGGGGCGATTTCGCCGTCGCGAATCGGTTGTTCCGAAGTCGAGGAACGATGGCTCAAGCGGGCATCGCCTACTTGGCGCTGGCGCTCGCGAAGATGGACCATGTGCCGATGGCGGCCGACCTGCTCACGACGTTCCAAGGACGCGAGCCGGTGGCTGTTCCAGCCGCCGCTCCTGCTGCCGCCGGCGCCGCGAAGCAAATCGACGCTAGTGGGCTCTCTACTGCACGGAGCGGAGCGACGGAAGTTCGAGCCCTCTACGCGCTCGCGCTGTTGCGATCGGGCATCGACGTCGCGAAGCAAAAGGAAGCGGTCGATTGGCTGCTCTCGCATCGCGCCGGCAATCGTTGGTCGCCGGAGAAGGCGACCGGTCCGGCTGCGGCGGTGTTGGCCGAGTGGTTCGCGAAGCATCGTCCCGGGGGCGAACGGTATAAGCTCGCCGTCGTCGTCAACAACTACGAAGCGGCGAATCTGGAGATCGATCCGAACGGCCCGATGCAGACGATCGAGATCGACGCCAAGCATCTCGTCGCCGGCAAACAGAGGATTCAACTCCTCATGACGGGCCGGGGGCACTTGGCCTATCAATGCGTGCTCGGCGGATTCGTCGCTGCCGAGAAGATCAAGCCGACGGCCCGCCAGTTCTACGTGCATCGCTATTGGGAACCGGCGCCGGTCGAATTCGAAGGCAAAGAATTGCCTCGCGGCTTCGACGTTGCGAGCGGCAACATTACGTCGTTCCGCAATCCGCTCACGCAATTGCCGATCGGCCGCCGCGGGCGAATTCAGATTCAAGTGGCTCGGCACTTCCCGAAGGGAAATCCGCCGGACGACCAGCTGGAATATCTCGTCGTGCGCGAGCCGATCCCCGCCGGTTGCTCGGTCGTCGAGCAATCGATCAAGGGGGGCTTCGAGCGCTACGAATCGTTGCCGGGCGAGTTGGTGTTTTACGTCGGCAATCGTCGCTATCCCGAGACGATTTCGTACGAGATCGTGGGGACGAGCGCCGGCGATTTCCGCACCGCGCCGACCATCGTCGCCGATGCATATCGTCCGGAAGATTTCAACATCGCCACCGGAGCGCCGCTCAAGGTCTTGGCGCGCGGACGAACGTCGATCGACACTTATCGCTGGAGCCCCGACGAGTTGTATGCTCTGGGAAAACGAAACTTCGAGAAGCGAGATTGGGAAACGGCGCGCAAACATCTCTTGGAGCTTACCGCCGGCTGGTCGCTCGATCCGGAGCCGTATCTCGATTCGTTGAAGATGCTGCTCGACGTCCATCTCGAGCTCGCTCGTCCGGCCGAGATCGTGAAGTACTTCGAGTTGGTTAAAGAGAAGTCGCCGAACATGGAGATTTCGTTCGACAAGATTCTCAAGGTCGGCGCGGCCTATCATACCCTCGGCGAATACGAACGGAGCTATCTGGTGTTCCGCGCCACGGTCGAAAGCAGCTTCGCTCGCGATGCGGCGGTCGCCGGCTTCTTAGACGCGCAGGGAGAATTCTTGCGCAGCGTCGACGTTATGCGCCGGCTACTCGGCGAGTACCCGCCGGAACCGTATGCGGCGGCGGCCGAGTATGCGCTGGCGCAGCAAGTGTACGGCTACGCTCCACGCGTTGCGGGCGATGCGAAACTGCGTGAACGGAAGCTCACGCGGCTGGCGCTGGTCGCTGCGGGCGAACGGATGCTCGACAACTTCCTGACGGCCCATCCCGACGATCCGGCGGCCGATCAAGCGGCTTTCGCCGATGCGAACGCGCTGTTGGAAATGGAACAATACGACCGCGCCGTGGCGAAGTGTCTCGCGTTCGTCGAGCGCTACCCGAAGAGCGAGTTCGTGGATAGCTACTGGTATGTCGTCGGCTATAGCCACTTCGCGGCCGGCCGGCCGGAAGCGGCGCTCGAGATCTGTCGCAAGGTCGCCGAGATGAAGCACGTCGACCCGAGCGGACGCGAAACGGAGAGCCGGAACAAGCAGCGGGCGATCTACATTCTCGGCCAAGTTTATCACAGCCTCGGCAAAGCGGCCGAAGCGATCCGGGAATACACGCGCGTCGCCGACCAGATTCCCGACGCGAAGCTCGCGATCGATTACTTCGCGCATCGCACCATCTCGCTGCCCGAGGTGACGACGATTCGTCCGCAAGATCCGGCGAAGGTGGTGCTTAAGTTCCGCAACGTGCCGAAGTGCGAGGTGAAAGCGTATCGGATCGACTTGATGAAGTTCAGCCTGCTGCGGCAAAACCTCAGCGCGATCACGCAGATCAATCTGTCGGGCATCCGTCCGTTGCACGAAGCGACGATCGAACTCGGCGACGGCAAAGACTACCGAGACCGCGAGCATGCCTTGCTCTTGCCGATCCAGGAAGAGGGGGCTTACCTCGTCGTATGCCGCGGCGACAACTTGCACGCCAGCGGCTTCGTGCTGATCAGCCCGCTTAAGGTCGAGGTGCAGGAAGAAGCGGGGAGCGGGGAAGTGCGCGCGACGGTGAAGAACGTGGCCGACGATAAGTTCGTGTCCGACATTCACGTCAAGATCATCGGCTCACGCGACGGCGAGTTCAAAGCCGGCGAGACCGATTTACGCGGCGTGTTCGCGGCGGAGCCGATCTCAGGACATTCGACCGTGATCGCGCAGGCGGGAACGAATCGCTACGCGTTCTATCGCGGCGAGGTCGATCTGTTGCCGCGTCCGGTGCCGAACGCCCCCCCTACGACTGCGCCGCAGCAGCAACAGCAGCGCCAGGCCGCTCCCGGCAAGAAAGCGGCTGGCAAGGAGTATCTGCTCGAAGAATTGCAACGAGGCAATAACATGAACCAGCAGATCCAAATCGACAACTTGCGCAACAACTACTACAACAACCGCGACAACGGGGTGCGCGCGAAGGCGGCGTTCTGA
- a CDS encoding MOSC N-terminal beta barrel domain-containing protein produces the protein MPRLTKIIVYPIKSFDGVEVDESGFTPAGGLRNDRRFALQKPDGKFVNGKAYAAMHRLRSTFDLAAETVTLSAADRPSATFALAAGNADLERWCGEYFGTPVRFIENRESGFPDDGDSPGATLISVPTLLETARWFPSLDVAEMRRRFRANLEVDAAADAYDPEEECPAFWEDRLFSSYASPDTREVVPFRIGDVVLAGVNPCARCVVPTRDSQTGEVFRGFAQTFAERRRNTLPRWAAREPFDHYYRLSVNTRLGFSETEKTIRLGDRVDLV, from the coding sequence ATGCCGCGCCTGACGAAGATCATCGTCTATCCGATCAAGTCGTTCGACGGCGTCGAGGTCGACGAATCCGGTTTCACGCCTGCCGGCGGATTGCGCAACGACCGCCGCTTCGCGCTGCAAAAGCCCGACGGCAAATTCGTCAACGGCAAAGCTTACGCGGCGATGCATCGGCTACGGTCGACGTTCGATCTTGCCGCCGAGACCGTCACGCTCTCCGCCGCCGATCGCCCCTCGGCGACCTTCGCGCTCGCGGCCGGCAACGCGGATCTCGAACGCTGGTGCGGCGAATACTTCGGCACGCCCGTGCGTTTCATCGAGAATCGCGAGTCGGGCTTTCCCGACGACGGCGATTCGCCCGGCGCTACGTTGATCTCGGTGCCGACGCTCCTCGAAACGGCGCGCTGGTTCCCGTCGCTCGACGTCGCGGAGATGCGCCGCCGCTTTCGAGCCAACTTGGAAGTCGACGCCGCCGCCGATGCCTACGACCCTGAGGAAGAGTGCCCCGCGTTTTGGGAAGATCGACTCTTCTCGTCGTACGCTTCGCCCGACACGCGTGAGGTGGTGCCGTTTCGCATCGGCGACGTCGTCCTCGCGGGGGTCAACCCTTGCGCGCGGTGCGTCGTGCCGACGCGCGATTCGCAAACCGGCGAAGTCTTTCGCGGCTTCGCGCAAACCTTCGCGGAGCGGCGCCGCAACACCCTCCCTCGGTGGGCGGCGCGCGAGCCGTTCGACCACTACTACCGCCTGAGCGTCAACACCCGGCTCGGCTTCTCCGAGACCGAGAAGACGATCCGGCTCGGCGATCGAGTCGACCTCGTCTAA
- the lepB gene encoding signal peptidase I, giving the protein MATTTPAAEINVFAYRKTARRKAWVCPGAGFAYLGRPAMAALCYLSSIGTFVAAIATAIVPSQTLLLATIAFIIAGTVLWGLELFSTYTAWPPASLAPSSFNPWLGALAIWIAVAIFAVVVLNSYKLVAFGGSLMSPTISEDESLLFHRSVDDARLQRGNVVLFELDADNKITEPGTLMIGRIIAVPGDMISISKERYVINGQIERHVAPSEHLPIALQVPQSPRMLKVPADCFFVSQDSITSGYDSRVLAYAKRPHIVSTKLFHFGKPPFLHTIE; this is encoded by the coding sequence TTGGCAACCACGACACCCGCCGCCGAAATCAACGTCTTCGCTTATCGTAAGACGGCGCGTCGCAAGGCCTGGGTTTGTCCCGGCGCCGGCTTCGCCTACCTCGGCCGTCCCGCCATGGCCGCGCTCTGCTACCTTTCGAGCATCGGCACGTTCGTCGCCGCCATCGCCACGGCGATAGTCCCTTCGCAAACGCTCCTGCTGGCGACGATCGCTTTCATCATCGCCGGCACCGTTCTCTGGGGCTTGGAGCTTTTCAGCACTTACACGGCTTGGCCTCCCGCGAGCTTGGCCCCTTCTTCGTTCAACCCTTGGCTCGGTGCGCTCGCCATTTGGATCGCGGTCGCGATCTTCGCCGTCGTCGTGCTCAATTCGTATAAGCTCGTCGCGTTCGGCGGCTCGCTCATGTCTCCCACGATCTCCGAAGACGAAAGCTTGCTGTTCCACCGCAGCGTCGACGACGCACGTTTGCAACGCGGAAACGTCGTCTTGTTCGAGCTCGATGCCGATAACAAGATCACGGAGCCCGGCACGTTGATGATCGGCCGGATCATCGCGGTGCCCGGCGATATGATTTCGATTTCCAAGGAACGCTACGTGATCAACGGCCAAATCGAGCGTCATGTCGCGCCGTCGGAGCATCTGCCGATCGCTCTGCAGGTGCCGCAATCGCCGCGGATGCTGAAAGTCCCGGCCGATTGTTTTTTCGTTTCGCAAGATTCGATCACGTCGGGCTACGATAGCCGCGTGCTCGCTTACGCGAAGCGACCGCACATCGTCAGCACGAAGCTCTTTCACTTCGGGAAGCCGCCGTTTCTCCACACGATCGAATAA